AAGGCGGAGTTAGCCTAGTTATCGGTTGTGAGGAAAGCAGAGGATTTAGAGATCGTGATTCGCATTCTTCGTTCTGAGCGGGAGAGTGCTCTAGAGATGGCCAGGATCATAGAGGAGCGGCTTGATGAGCGGATATGGGAGCTGAAAAAAGAGGATTCGGGCATTAGTGATCGAGTTTCTGCCCTCGAGGTCGAGAAGGCGCAGTTATTGGCTCAGCCGTCCTCTTCCCGTGCTTCTGCTTTTCTTGATGTTCCGCGGGACTtgtacgaggaatggattcacgcCGAGGCCCAGTTGGATATATTCAGGGATCTGATGGGGGCGAGGGCTATTTCAGAAGCCGGCTTCGAGGATGCTCGTTCTAAGGCGTGTAAAGCTCGGTTTGCTTGTGGCTATGATCCCACTACACCGGAAGCCGGTGATGACGAGGAGGATGCAGGCGTGGATCAGATTGAACAAGATGCCTGGTACGAGGGTGAGTATCCCACTGGCGATGGCGATGGCGAAGAGGTAGGTGGAGATAGTTTGGGCGATCAAGCTGGAGGTACTGCTGGATCAGGCGGTGAttagttgttcttctttttttgtttagCCGCATACGTGTGTATTTTTGTAGGTGTGTAttcgagcctttgtaaaaaatattctaaATATGAAATGTTAGTTTTGCTATTCGTACctgattctttttctttgtttggGTTTGTAcgcttttttgattttgttgcttGGTTGCCTTTGTCATAATAAATTTGTTCGAGTAGGTTGAATGAGGTTGAAACGAAGCCTAGGTTTGATTATGaccgagggccagtaggtgttggttcgaacgaggtcgaacacGTCGCATATTtatttatggccgagggccgattagGTGTTCATCCGAACGTGATCGAATATAGCCTTCATTTAGTTAAGAtcgtgggccgagtaggtgttaattcgaatgatATCGAATGTAACTTTCATTTCTTTAAGGCCGTGGGAgattaggtgttaattcgaatgaggtcaaaTGTAACCTTTATTTATTTAAGGCCGTGGGCcgattaggtgttaattcgaacgaggtcgaatgtaccCTTCATTTATTTAAGGATGTGGGCcgattaggtgttaattcgaatgaggtcgaatgtaacctttatttAGTTAAGGCCGTGGGCCGATTAGGTATTAtttcaaacgaggtcgaatgtaacattCATGTATTTGAGGCCGTGGGCCGATTAAGTGTtaatttgaacgaggtcgaatgtaacctttatctAGTTAAGGCCGTGGGCCGATTAGGTGTTAATTTGAATAAGGTCGAATGTAACTTGTGCTTGCGGAGAGCCGAAATAAACTTCATGTATTTGTGCTTTATTcatattcttggagagatttacatatttttcggGCGTTGACTGTTTAGTTCAGTctcagtctatctagtcccttcattgatCGAGCTGGAAAAATAGTGAGAGATCGAGCAATGAACTAGCCGTCCAGTGCTTTCGTCTGTGCGTACTTCAATCCTAAAGTATCCCTGTCAtcacctcattaaaaacctcctcgaaaaaacccaattgggacaaaactcgagtGAGGAAAAAAGAATGCGATTTTGGGGACCTCAtcctttaaaagttgaagtacttgaggtgtgtaatattccagttgtttggtagtcacTTTctttccattgtttctagtgtgAATGACTCTTTGTTTGATGCTGCCATGATTTTGTAGGGGCTGTCCCAGTTTGTTCATAGTTTGCCTTCCCGtgggtctttgcttgcttgtgttttagctttaagcacgtagtccccgactttgagtggccTAATCTTTGCCCTTTTGTTATAGTAGTATTCtgcttgttgcttttgggcgaccattctcaCGTAGGCCATATATCTTCGTTCCCCAACTTCGTCGAGCTCCTGCCTTCTACTGTCATCGTCCTGGGGTCCACTTTCACAGAAGTATCTTAGGTTGGGCTCcccgacctcgactggtattactgcatcagtcccataTACTAACAAGTATGGCGTTTCCCCTGTGCTCATTTTTGGCATTGTTCGGTAGGCTGAGAGTACTTCTTGTAATATTtccggccacagtcccttggcgtcttcgagtttcttcttcatgatgttcaaaaatgacttgttggaggattccGCTTGCCCGTTTCCCGCGGGGTGGTAAGgcgttgagagtattcttttgatgtgccatttttcGAAAAAGTCGGCGATCTTCTTTCTTGTAAATTGAGGTTAGTTATCGCAGCTGATTTCTTTAGGGAGACCGAAACTacatatgatgtttttccatataaAGGCGATCACTTCCTGTTCGCGTATTTGGGCAAATGCTCctacttccacccatttagagaaatagtcagttaaaaccaagagaaatcgtacgttacctcgccctcccgggagggggcccacgatgtccatttcctatttgatgaacggccaaggggAAGTTACTAAGTgtaggtgttcgcctgcttggtggatCACTGGGGCATACTTCTGGCATTGTTCGTATTTTTTTACGAAATCCGCGGCCTcgtttttcatggtgggccagtaatacccCGCTCGTATGAGGCGTCTGACCAAATCTCGATTGCTGGAGTGAGCTCCACAGTGGCCTTCGTGTACTTCTTTAAGGACGCGCCGCGTCTGATTTGGGCCTAAGCATTTCACCAGAGGGCCGCCATATGTCCTTTTGTGTAGGTCGTTGTGAAAGATGTTGTATTTGGCCGCTTGCATTCACAgcttcttggcctcttttttatcGTTGGGGAGTACGCCGTCCTACAGATATGCAATAATACGGTTGCGCCATTCCCAAGTcaagtttatggttcttacctcgattcgGTCTATCGccgagttgaggaggtggaccacACTTCGGTCTCCGGTTGTAATGTTTTTGGTGGCTGCtgctaatttggcgaggccgtcTGCCTCGATGTTCTATGCTCGGGGAATCTAGTCAAGCTaacattcgtcgaactcgggtagtagtttgcatatttcggtctggtatttttgtaacctttgctccttgatttggaaagtccttgtgacttggttgaccatGAGATGAGAATCGTAGCGTAACATTAGCCGCTTCgccccgtatttgagtgctagtctcagtcctacaattacggcctcatactcggccttgttgttagtcatgtccgggcacAATATGGACTGGAGAATCACTTCGcctgttgggacttcgagtacgagtcccagcccAGACCCTGATGCGTTAGATGCGCCATCGGTGTACAGGACCCATAGGTCTTGTGTTTGGGAAGAAGCGTGGACGGCTTCCTTTTCGACTTTGGGCATTATTTGTGCACTGAAGTCGGTGACGAAGTCGGCGAGGACCTGTGACTTTATCGCCATTCGCGACCGATATGTAATATCGTGCTAgcttagttcgatggcccatttggccaatctgcccgaTAGTTCAGGTttatgtaaaatgcttcttaaggGAAAAGACGTGGCAACagagatggggtggcattggaagtacggTCTAAGATTTCATGAAGCTATGACTAAGGCCAGAGCCAGCTTTTGAAGATGGGGGTATCTGGTCTCGGTGTCGATTAATgtcttgctaatgtaatagatgagaGGTTATGTACTTTTATTTTCTTAGACTAAGACTGCGCTCACAGCTACTTCGGACACGGCGAGATAGACGAGGAGAGGTTGTCCTAGTTCTCGTTTTGAAAGCAACGGTAGCGAGGACAAGTATATTTTTAACTCCTTCAGGGCTTAGATGCACTCAGGGGTCCATTGGAGGCCGTTCTCCTTTTTGAGTATGCCGAAGAACTTGTGGCACCTATCGGAGGATCGTGAGATGAACCTCGAAAGGGTGGCGATACGGCCAGTCAGCCTCTGGACCtgttttttggtggtcaagtgctcTGGCATCCCTTCAATGGTCTTGATTTATTCAggattgacctcgatacctcCCTGCAACACTAGGAAACCCAAGAAGTTTCCCGAGGCCacgccgaatgcacatttttcaggGTTCAGTTTCATACCGTATTGTCTGAGTATGCCGAAGGCTTCTCtcaagtggtcgatgtgatcttctttccttttggatttgaccagcatgtcgtcgATGTAGACTTTTATCATTTTTCCaagttgttctttgaacattttaATCACCAGCCTTTGGTAAGTTGCCCCCGCATTTTTCAATCAgaagggcatgaccctgtagcagtacgtcctCTGGTAGGTGATGAAGGTggttttttcctggtcctcttcctctatgaggatctgattatagctcgagtaggcatccaagaaactTAATAGCTAGTGTCCAGctgttgcgtcgatgagttggtcgatatgagaTAATGGAAACGAATCCTTGGGGCAAGCTTTCTTCAAGTTAGtgaaatctacgcacattctccacttgccattcttctttttcaccatgactatGTTGGAGACCCATTGGGGATACTTCGACTCCCTGACAGAGCCGTTTCCAATAATTTTTCCACTTCTTCACATACTGCATCATTAATTGCGGAGTTGAACTTACGTCTAACTTGCCTCACCGGAGGGTAAAGTGGATCGACGTTCAATTTGTGCGTGGCGATTTTctttgggatacctggcatatctgcGTGACTAAAAGAAAACAAGTCCGCATTATCAGTTAAAAATTTATGAAACTTACATGGTTCCTGAAGTTTCAGCCGATGTAAGTTTTCTTGCTGTGGTCGTTGCTGTCCAATTGAATTgggtcgaggtcctctatggtcGATCCTGCTGCCTCGATCATATCGgggtctctgatgacgtcctcGCCGTCATCACGTTCCGACCTCGACCTTGTTAATTGTTATACCTCTTTTTCTTTATCCTTTGTTTGTTGGGTGGCCGTGCAGTCTAGGGTGATGTAGTTACATTCCTTGGATGTGCGCTGCTCCCCTCGTACATTGAATATgccccatggagttgggaatttgatgacttggtacaagtTGGAGGGTATAGCTCTCATGGTGTGTAGCCATGGTTGCCCTATTATAGCGTTGTATGCCgtgtcctggtccatgatgtggaatctagtctccagagtgacgccacccactaggacggggagtgtgatcttACCATATGTtcgctcaactgcattgttaaagccTGTCAGTGTGATGTTGTGTGgcactatcttgtcctcgagtttcatttgagCGAGTACTTGAGGATGGATAATACACGCGCCGctcccatcgtctaccataatCCGTCTTACGtcggtatctaaaattcataaagtGATAACGagagcatcatagtgagggaaagccAAACCGTTGGTATCTGATTTATAGAAGATGGTACTTTCTTTGAGTTCatcataccgttcgtgggtgattGACCGTTTGGGAttgtgggttgtggtgaactGCACATTGTTGATGGAAGCGTCGTCcctgccaccgatgatcatgtggatggtgcgGGCTAGCGAGGGCGGTTTCGGCAACCCTTGATGTTGTTCGCGTCCTCTGGAAAAATTGGTCCTTCCCCGATCGCTCAGCAATTCCTTGAGGTGCCCCTGTCGCAAcatgtttacgacctcctgtcttagggcgatgcaatcttcagttttgtgtcctcgctcttgatggaactcgTAAAGGGCATCTGATTTTCTGGTATTCGGGTCCtacctcatcttttgtggccactttacctttggtccgagcttctccaaggcatagacgatctctgtaggtgacacgCAAAAATTGTGAGTGGGTAGTAAATAGGGCATACCTCTCTCATTCTGGTGAGTCCCTGTTCTTGATCGGGGTGGGCCTTCTTCATGGCGAGATGAGGATGCATCGGTAGTTCTGACATATGGGAGACGTCGTTCCCGGTTTGGTCGTGAGGCCACGGGATCTCTTCTGATATCATTTCTTCGATGTTTTTTGGATTCTGCTTGTACTGAGGTCAGTCGATGAGTCGGCCCATTGAGGTCGTCTTCGTGTGCTCGGATTTCGGCACAGTATGCATTATGTATTTCGTCCCAAGTTGTTGttgttgggggggaggggggtattTCATAAGCCGACTTAGTAATTTTCTTGTCGCCCTTGAGCCATTTCTGCTTAGCCCGTTTTGAAAAGCAGCTACCGCCATCCCTTCTGATACATTGGGCAAAGTCATTCTTACTCGGTTAaaacgggcgaggaagtccctcagtccTTCTCCCAGGGACTGTTTGATAGCAAAGATGTCATTCACTCTTGCCTCGGCCTTCTTAGCCCCGGCATGGGCTATcacgaacttatcggccatttcctCGAAGGTTTCGATGGAACGTGCCGGCAGTTATGAGTATCAGGTCAATGCACTTCCCGTGAGTACCAGGTCAAGAAATTAGTTTTCATGTGAATATTATTCAAACCATGTAAATTATGATCAGTGAATCAGTTTATTAGCAACTTTTAATCCATGTAAAAATGAGGGGGAAAAAGCTAGGTGAGTGCCTTCTTTTTCCCTTCCTTTTTCTAGTAATTGAAATGGGCCATGGTACTGGTTGAAACTGAGAATAGGAAAATACTGATTCACAAGTATAGGCATCAAATGAAAGGTACCCAACTCACCTCTAAAATTGTGGTGAAATGGATGAGAGTCTTTACTTTTAATTAGATGTTCGAATTCTGGAAATAATAAAAATTCTAACAAGGAATACTTTTcgttttcaataaatttttacacGGTGCATATTTGAATTTGTCGAAATCCCAATATTAGACGCATATTTAAATTCGTCGGAACTCCAATATTAATATGGaacaaaaaaaagaaactaactcCATCACAAACACGCAAGGGCTACCTTAAAAAATGTGCTTGCCTACCCAACTTAATGGCTGCCACATACATGTATATAAGTTTCCTAATTTATGAAGGAATCTCAGCATTTTGAAAAACACTAACAATAGGAGGTTACCTTACTTTCAAGCAATGTCATTCTTTAGAAATCTATTTACTAGTTTTAGGTCAAATACCTTGCGTCATTGTCAAAATGTATTAACTTGAGTTGCATGGCTCTTGGCAATAATTTTTCTTTCTGTTAATCATTAGAAGAGTTAATTTATCTtgatatcataaatataactttttgacgaattatttgttttagttccttcaatttccaaaaacaaaatttcAAGGTTGATGAAAAGAGGATATTATTATCAAATGAAATCTATATAAAATTACCTTTATTCACTCTCTTGACTTCACTAAAATTATGATTCAAATTCTAATAGAGATACAATACGTTAGATAAAAATTTTATTATGTTTCTTACCCTTTTTTTTATTTATGATGTTTAATTAGTGATGGATAGAGTTATTTAATATTTGTAttgatgaaaaataataaatacataGAAAATAATCGAGATATGCATTGATCCAGACGAGGGAACGAGCGTTCATGGTCATTTATAATGTTGAAATTTAAAAAGTATCATTTAGATCTCTTATGGGTAAAAGATAGATCTCATCTGTGTAAAAGCAAAATTttcatatgtaaaaaaaaaaaaaaatagagtcataaaattaaaaacaagtttgtaaagGTCTATAAAATTATTTGATCGGGTCCGGACACCATTATTATAAAATTAAAATACTATATGATTGCCTAACTTTATTTGGCAGGATTAGCAATGAGTAACCCcatatcatattatcatttgtACACTATAATAGTAGTAATAAAGAACTTACTGGAATTAGGTAATGGATTAAAAAGTGGAAAGAAATAGGAAAGGGATTGTGACAAAAGCAGACAAATGAGAATCTTGAATATGGCTGCCACCTAAATTTAACAATCCAAAAATATAACATAAATATTTTAATGAACAAAATCACAAATATTATCCTTCTTCTTCCTCTCCCCCCATGTCTGAAGTATTTGAGTACTTCTCTGAGTTGTGCAAGTAACTCTATTCCTTTTTTCTCTGTTAgtcctcccctccccccccccccccccccccaaaaaaaaagaagtCAAAAATTCAGAAAAAATCATGTCTTCACCAAGCAAACGGAGAGAAATGGATTTGATGAAGCTGTGAGCTGTCTAACTAATTCTTTTTTGTGTATAAATTAAGTTTATTAATTTGGGATTATTATTTGGTTTAATTTTTCAGTTTTGGTTTCTTGGATTAGGATGATGAGTGATTACAAGGTGGAAATGATCAATGATGGCATGCAAGAATTTTATGTGCATTTCCATGGACCTGCTGAAAGTAAATATCCATTCTTTTTAGCctatatattaaaaaatttagctctttttgaggtttttgcTATAAAGGGTCTTTGTTATTTGTCTAAAGGTAGTTTCTTTTGGTGTCTATCTTGATTTTTTATTGAAGTTCTTCAAGACGAAATTAGACAAAGAGTGGAAATTAAGTTGGGTAAAATTGAAATGAGATATATTTGGCATAGTTAATGCGTAGTTGTGCTTTTTGGTTATGAATCTTCTTAAGTTTCTGTGTCAACCTGGAATTATTTTTGAGTTCTTATGTTGAGTAGTTAAAGGATATCTAGTAGAAAGTAGCAAAAATGAGTATGTTGAGATGCATGTGCTGGCATACTAGGTTGGATAAGATCAGGAATAAAATATTCGGCTAAAGGTGGGTGTTTGGGCACGTGCAAAGGAGAAGCCTAGATggcccggtaaggaggtgtgagcagtTAGCTTTGGCGGGTATGAGAAAGGTAGAGGACTAAGAAGTAttgggagaggtgatcagacaggacaTGGCGCTAGCGGAGGACacggcccttgataggaaggtgtggaagTTGAGCATAAGGGtggaaggttagtaggtagtcgagcgttttTCTACTCCGTACCTGGTGTAGGACTAGTCTGATAGTGTCTTGTCTTAGACTGCTAGTAGTACATGTTGTTTTCATACTATTTTTCCGCCCGGTTTCCTAGTATATTGCCATTGTTACGGGCTATTGCTATTGCTTTTTCCATCTATTTCCTGGTTCTTAAGTTGCTGGTAATATCTCTCCGgcatttgttgttgttactgttctattgtttcttttcatcttcttgagccgagggtctatcggaaacaacctctctaccccagggtaggggtaaggtttgcgtacaaactaccctcctcataccccacttgtgggattatactggattgttgttgttgtttgttgttgtatTGACTTTTTTCGCGTTTCTGGTGATTGGTAGTTCACTAATAAATCTTGAGGTTACGTCTGCCTTTTAGTAGCATTTCAATTGGATGTGTGAAGGGTTTGGGTGGGGGAGGGGGTGTTTGTTTTCTTCCGTTTCTGTTTTTCTTGTTTGGACAATATTTGGTTGAACTTGAGAAATGTGtatttgaagttgaagttaaaaaaaagagtatttggAAGCTTATTCTGTTTTTTGCAGGTCCTTATCATGGTGGAGTTTGGAAAATGAAAGTTGAACTTCCCGATGCCTACCCTTATAAATCTCCATCAATTGGCTTTGTCAATAAAATCTACCATCCAAATGTTGATGAGATGTGAGTTGTAAAATGCTTGATTTCTGTAATTTTGTGTAGATAATTTCATTATTCTCGTTTTGTTTAATCGAAGTCTGAAATTTCCCGGATTATCATCTTTCAGGTCAGGCTCAGTTTGTTTAGATGTTATCAATCAGACTTGGAGTCCCATGTTTGGTAATGTGATTTAAGCACATGATTAGATTCTTGAAATTTCTTTGGCTTTGCCACCGATTTCGTCTTCAGTAATTATAATATCTGGCTTTGATGCAATATCCACAGATTTGACAAACATGTTTGAAGTGTTTCTTCCACAACTTCTCTTGTATCCTAACCCTTCGGACCCATTGAATGGAGAAGCAGCTGCCT
The DNA window shown above is from Nicotiana tomentosiformis chromosome 8, ASM39032v3, whole genome shotgun sequence and carries:
- the LOC138897203 gene encoding uncharacterized protein — translated: MKKKLEDAKGLWPEILQEVLSAYRTMPKMSTGETPYLLVYGTDAVIPVEVGEPNLRYFCESGPQDDDSRRQELDEVGERRYMAYVRMVAQKQQAEYYYNKRAKIRPLKVGDYVLKAKTQASKDPREGKL
- the LOC104117493 gene encoding ubiquitin-conjugating enzyme E2-23 kDa-like isoform X1, producing the protein MSSPSKRREMDLMKLMMSDYKVEMINDGMQEFYVHFHGPAESPYHGGVWKMKVELPDAYPYKSPSIGFVNKIYHPNVDEMSGSVCLDVINQTWSPMFDLTNMFEVFLPQLLLYPNPSDPLNGEAAALMMRDRTAYEQRVKEYCQKYAKPEDVGAAPEEKSSDEELSEAEYDSDDEEMAGPVDP
- the LOC104117493 gene encoding ubiquitin-conjugating enzyme E2-23 kDa-like isoform X2, which encodes MMSDYKVEMINDGMQEFYVHFHGPAESPYHGGVWKMKVELPDAYPYKSPSIGFVNKIYHPNVDEMSGSVCLDVINQTWSPMFDLTNMFEVFLPQLLLYPNPSDPLNGEAAALMMRDRTAYEQRVKEYCQKYAKPEDVGAAPEEKSSDEELSEAEYDSDDEEMAGPVDP